The genomic DNA TAACCAGATCTCGAATCGTATAAGGCGTCTGAGCCAAAAAGCCCGGATCAAACATGGCCTCGGTCGATGCGGAATGGATCAATAAAACGATATCGGGGTTTACATCGGGTCGAATATCGCCGTTTTTGATTCCGGTTTCGATCATCGTGCGCATAGTTCGATTGATATTCTTTTCTTTCTGTTCGGAAAATAATTTCCAAAGATCGGGGGCTTGGTCTCGGATATCCCGTAAAAATTCGTTCATTCCTTGCGGAATTTCCCCGCTGATGCATTCATGCATGGATTGGATTTTTTCTTTGATGCTTTTGCCGGGATCGGATTGGATCTTTTCGATTTTCCCGTGAATCCGTAAATGACGGTGCGTCATTAATTCCATGAGAAGGTCGTGCTTATTGGCAAAATATTTGTAAAGAGTCTTACGACTAATTCTCAAAGTCCGGGCAATCTCTTCCATCCGAGTTTTCGCAAACCCATAGCGAAGAAACAATTCGAACGATTTCTCAAAAATGCGAAGTTTTACATCGTCCGGTTCTGTACTGACTTGCTGTTCCACGACGGTTTGCATTCTAACCTACCCCCTTCCCCGTAGGAAACGCTTTTTTACGGCGTTTCCTTTTGTCCGGGAAGACCTTACGACTTCTTCCTTGTTAAGCATCGGGATTCGGAGCATTTCGTCGAACAAAATTGTTTAATTTTTCAATATAAGAGAAGGCTGCCGGAACAACGACCAGAGTCAGAACTGTCGAAGAAATGAGACCGCCGATAATAGCAACTCCCATACTCGTTCGCTGCTTCGATGCCTCGTTTAATCCTATCGCAATAGGCAGCATTCCTGCTATCAAAGCGAAGGATGTCATCAAAATCGGGCGAAGACGTTCCCGCCCGGCCTCAATAATTGCCTCCCTCATTTCAACTCCTCTTTGGATCAGCTGATTGGTAAAATCCACTAGTAGAATCGAGTTCTTGGTAGCGACTCCGATCAACATAATCAACCCTATCATGGAGAAGATATCCAGAGATTTTTGGGTAAGGAAAAGCGCAATAAAGGCGCCGCAAAGAGCCAACGGCAGGACCAGCATGATCGCGATCGGAGTAATGAAACTTTCGTAAAGTGAAGCAAGAACCATGTAGATGAAAAGGACTCCAAGACCCATCGCAATCCCCATGGACGTTCCCATTTCTTTAAAATTCTCCGCCTGTCCCGTATAACCGATTCGAATACCGGGAGGCAGAGGAAGTTCGCTCTGAGTGATCTGGGTCACTTCCTGCATCGCTCCCCCCATTCCAGGACCTTCGGGATTAACATCCCCGTAAATCTCTACGGATTTATTCCGATTCAATCGATTAATCGTCGCGAGGCCGGTGGTTTCTTCTGCCCGAGCCACATTCTGAATCGGGATCATCATATTATTGAAGTTCGGAACAAAGGAATTGTAAAAGTTTTCCTTCAAATCTCTTTGTCCTTCCTTTAATCGAACACGAATGTCGTACTCCACTCCGTTTTCTCGATACACGGCGGGAGTGGTCCCTTCCACCAATGTCCTCAATTCGGATCCGATGACGGTACCGGGAACGCCCAGCAACACCTCTCGATTTCGATCGGGAACGACTCTAAATTCGGGAGCTCCAGCCCTATAGCTGGTGTCCACATCTAAAAGAGCCTTGGATTCTCTTAGTCGAGTGAAAAGTTTATGGGCATAATTTTCGACGGCTTGGCCGTTCTGACCGCTAACGACGAGAGTAAACGGTCTTTGTCCTCCACCCACATTATCTATGTCTTTTACGATCGGATTGGCGTAGGAAAACGACTCCAATTCTTTCCTGAGAAGATCCTTGAATTCGGATGTATTCATTTTCCTTTGTTTGGAAGGAATCATTTCCACGAACATAGTGGTCGTTCGATTCGTATTGAACATAGCCACCACAGAAATTTCCTTATGCAGAGCCATGCTCGCATAAACTTCCTTGGCTACTTTTGCCATTTTCTCGACGGAAGTACCGGGAGGCATATCCAAAGTGACTTGAAATTTACCGTTATCCTGCGCAGGAAGAAACGTTTTAGGAATGTATTTGGTCAATGCCAAACTTGCTACGAAAATCAAGACTGCGCCCGAAAGTATCAATACGGGCCGTTTCAGGGTGAATTTCAAAACGGAAGCGTATCGGTCTTCTAACCAAGATTGAAAAATATTGAATATGGATAGAATGCCATCCAATCCCTTCTCTAGCGCGCCGAAAAAAGATCCGATCATGCCTAGACCTCTTCTTAACAGACCTGGTCGAGTTTGCTCGCCGCGGATTTTGGAATAGGCCATTTCTTCTAAAGGAGTTCTCTCGGATTTCCCTTTCTTCTTTTTAGATCCTTCCGACTCTACGGAAAATTCTGGAGTGGGAGAAGAGTGATTCGCGTGTCCGTGACCTGCGATTTTTCCCCCGAAATAGCTGGAAAGCATCGGCGCGATCGTTAACGCATCGTATAGAGAAATTAATAGCGCAAAACAAACGGTAAGTCCGAACTCTCGCAAGAATTGACCGACAACACCGCTCACAAATGCGATCGGCAAGAACACCGCAATCACCGTCATCGTAGTAGCAATGACAGCTAACGTTACTTCCTTCGTTCCGTCGATGGATGCTTGACGAGCCGTCTTACCCATTTCTCTGTGCCGGAAAATATTTTCACGAACAACGATGGCATCGTCGATTAACAATCCGACCGCGAGACTCAAGGCCAATAAAGTCATGACGTTCACCGTAAAACCGGCAACGGCCATGAGAATAAACGCACCCAATAGTGAGTTCGGTAATGCAAGACCGGTAATGATCGTCGATCTGACGCTTCCTAAAAATAAGAGCACCACCACGATTGTAAGGGCGATTCCTATCAGAATCGTCTCCTTTACGTCGTAAATGTTATCGTCGATCATAATGGAGTTGTCGTTTGCCATTGCGAGCTTCGGAGTCCCGTCTCTCTTGGCGAGTTCCTTATTTAATTCTCCGACTCTCTTCTTGACTTCTTGAGCTACCGCGACGGTATTCGCTCCGGATTGCTTATAAACCAGCAAAAAGATCGCTTTTTTTCCGTTAAAATACGCTCTGGAAGTTTCGTCTTCCATAGTGTCTTTTACTTCGCCAAGTTGTCCGATTCTTACGGGAACTTCGTTACCGAATAAAGAAATCGGTGTGTCCCGAATTTCTTGAGGAGATTGAAATTCGTTAATCGTTCGATAGACTAATTCTTTGTCGGACTTACTTACTTTCCCTGCCGGAATGTTCGTCCCGCCGGATGCGAGTCGATTGGAAACTACCGAGGCCGGAATCATATGGGCTTTCAATTTCGAGCGATCGAGTTCAACATGGATCTCTCTTTTACGACCGCCGTAAATGGTGATATTCCCTACGTCTTTTGCGGTTAGAAGATTCTGCTTAATCTCTTCGCTGGCGATATCGAATAGAGTCGCTTCCGGTAGATCCGCTTGCAAAGCGAGAATCAAAATCGGTTGATCCGCAGGGTCGATTCTTCGAATAATCGGTTCTTTTGCATCGTCCGGAAGTTTCGGTTTTACCGCCGCAACCTTATCTCGAACCTGCTGTTCCGCGTATTTTACGTCCGTTTCCAGCGTGAATTCCACAACGACAGTTCCGGATCCTTCGCTACAAGCCGACTTAATCCTCTTTACGCCGGAAATCGTCGATAACTCGTCTTCCACCGGTTTAGCGATCAATGTTTCGATTTCGTTGGGTGCCGCCCCGGGATACGGAACGGTTACTGTCACAACCGGAATTGTGACGTTAGGAAATAAATCCACTCCAAGCTTGTTCAAGGATAAATATCCCGTAACTAGAATGATGAGGACCGTACAGGTGATGAATATAGGTCGTTTAATCGACAGTTCTGCGAAATTCATCTTAAGTCTCCGATAGTTTGATTCAGTATTTCCTCGGCGTCCATTCCATATTTTTGAAATAGTGTTCCCTTGGAGAGTTCATATTGCACGAGTGCCGTATTATAATTAACTTTTGCTTGCATGAGTCCGTATCTAGCCTGAGCAACCAGATCCAACGCATTCTTGACATTTACGGAAGTAGTTCTTCCAAATCTGTAACGAGGTAGTATTCCCGTATAGAATTTCTCGGCTTGCGCAAGATTCTTTTTAGACTCTTCTAAAACATCATACGTTATTCTAATTCTTTCCAAGCCTTGTCGAACGTCCGTTTTCACTTGGTCCTTGGTCTGTTCTAGAAGAAGGTCTATTTTTTTACTCTGCGTTTGAGCGTTTTTAAATTCCGCTCTCGCTGTATCATTACCGATCGGAGTTTCCATTTTTATTTCCGCAGAGTTCTGAGTATACCGACCGACGCCCACCCCGTTGAAATCTTGCGGAAAATTTCGATCAAAGGTTCTTGAATTATAAGTCCCGCTTACATAAAGAGACGGTAATAATCCGTTCTTTGCGACTTCCAAAGCCGAAATAGCATTTTGTTTCTGTAACAACATGCTCCTAAAATCATACCGGTGCAAAAAAGCCTCGTCCAACTCCTGAGTTTCGCTTTTAGAGGGATCGAAACGTTCTTCTAAACTAGTCTCCAATTCAAACGGAGTTTCCGGATCTTTACCTAAAGATACTAAAAGGTCGCGACGCGTGCGATCTCGTTCCAGTTTTGTTTGTCTAAGTTGATTTTCGGCGGAGATTAGCAGCGCATTCCATTGCCCTGATTCGTATTCTTCGGCAACGCCCAGACGAATTTTCGAAGTTGTAATATCTTTTACGTTCTTTACGCTTTTCACTAAAAGCGTTGCGGTTCTTAGATTTTCCTCTGCTAAAGACAAATTCCAAAAGGCAAGTATGGATTGAACTACAGTTCTCGATAATGTGTTCATCGCATCAAGGCGACGGACCGCCGAACTGCGGCGGCTCATGTCCAAATTTCTTCTTTGCTGATAACCGAATACGTTTTTCAAAAGATCCTGTTTCAAAGTGAAACCGACACTCCCGAAATGGAGACTGGGCTGCGCGAATTGTTGTGCGATCGTACCTTGCTGCTCGGGACGTTTACCGGCGTCCGTTTCGTATCTGTTATCGGCAACGGTGACACCCAAGGTCGTCCCGCTTGTAAACGCCTTGGAAAGACCTCCGGAAATCGTATTATTCGTAATATTCCGACCTTGTAATGTATATTGAGGGAGCGGTAGGTTTACCGTCTTTTGTGTGTTAGCGGTGACGTTTCCGATGAAATTGTATTTACCGTTCTCCTTCTCCCAGTCGTACTCGGAGTTATCTAAATCCAATCTGGCGATCTTGGCTTGAACGGAATTTTCCATAGCGTAACGTATGAGTCTTGATGTGTTCCAAGTTTTTCCTTTCCCAAACTCGGATTCTTCGAGAGATTCCGGAAACAGGGAAAAACCCCAGAAAATAATCCCGACCGAAACTCCTCGGAACAAAAAATATCTCTTAGAATTCCAATATTCTTTCATACGACCTCAAAAGGAAACAATTTTAGTATTCTTTGTTTCCTTTATTGGAAACAAAATTTGATTCTTTTGTTTCCATGTCTACAAAAAATCAATCGCTCTATCCAATATTTTATTTGATTTTAAGTCTCATTATCGTAACAGAAAGGTATGAGTATCCGTGGCTTAAAACTTCCCAATCAAATATTCCTTGAGATGTGTCGTAAATCGTCTCCAAAACCTAATGAAATAGGCGGCCCTTCCGCTCCCGAAACGCC from Leptospira fainei serovar Hurstbridge str. BUT 6 includes the following:
- a CDS encoding TolC family protein, whose protein sequence is MKEYWNSKRYFLFRGVSVGIIFWGFSLFPESLEESEFGKGKTWNTSRLIRYAMENSVQAKIARLDLDNSEYDWEKENGKYNFIGNVTANTQKTVNLPLPQYTLQGRNITNNTISGGLSKAFTSGTTLGVTVADNRYETDAGKRPEQQGTIAQQFAQPSLHFGSVGFTLKQDLLKNVFGYQQRRNLDMSRRSSAVRRLDAMNTLSRTVVQSILAFWNLSLAEENLRTATLLVKSVKNVKDITTSKIRLGVAEEYESGQWNALLISAENQLRQTKLERDRTRRDLLVSLGKDPETPFELETSLEERFDPSKSETQELDEAFLHRYDFRSMLLQKQNAISALEVAKNGLLPSLYVSGTYNSRTFDRNFPQDFNGVGVGRYTQNSAEIKMETPIGNDTARAEFKNAQTQSKKIDLLLEQTKDQVKTDVRQGLERIRITYDVLEESKKNLAQAEKFYTGILPRYRFGRTTSVNVKNALDLVAQARYGLMQAKVNYNTALVQYELSKGTLFQKYGMDAEEILNQTIGDLR
- a CDS encoding efflux RND transporter permease subunit, with amino-acid sequence MNFAELSIKRPIFITCTVLIILVTGYLSLNKLGVDLFPNVTIPVVTVTVPYPGAAPNEIETLIAKPVEDELSTISGVKRIKSACSEGSGTVVVEFTLETDVKYAEQQVRDKVAAVKPKLPDDAKEPIIRRIDPADQPILILALQADLPEATLFDIASEEIKQNLLTAKDVGNITIYGGRKREIHVELDRSKLKAHMIPASVVSNRLASGGTNIPAGKVSKSDKELVYRTINEFQSPQEIRDTPISLFGNEVPVRIGQLGEVKDTMEDETSRAYFNGKKAIFLLVYKQSGANTVAVAQEVKKRVGELNKELAKRDGTPKLAMANDNSIMIDDNIYDVKETILIGIALTIVVVLLFLGSVRSTIITGLALPNSLLGAFILMAVAGFTVNVMTLLALSLAVGLLIDDAIVVRENIFRHREMGKTARQASIDGTKEVTLAVIATTMTVIAVFLPIAFVSGVVGQFLREFGLTVCFALLISLYDALTIAPMLSSYFGGKIAGHGHANHSSPTPEFSVESEGSKKKKGKSERTPLEEMAYSKIRGEQTRPGLLRRGLGMIGSFFGALEKGLDGILSIFNIFQSWLEDRYASVLKFTLKRPVLILSGAVLIFVASLALTKYIPKTFLPAQDNGKFQVTLDMPPGTSVEKMAKVAKEVYASMALHKEISVVAMFNTNRTTTMFVEMIPSKQRKMNTSEFKDLLRKELESFSYANPIVKDIDNVGGGQRPFTLVVSGQNGQAVENYAHKLFTRLRESKALLDVDTSYRAGAPEFRVVPDRNREVLLGVPGTVIGSELRTLVEGTTPAVYRENGVEYDIRVRLKEGQRDLKENFYNSFVPNFNNMMIPIQNVARAEETTGLATINRLNRNKSVEIYGDVNPEGPGMGGAMQEVTQITQSELPLPPGIRIGYTGQAENFKEMGTSMGIAMGLGVLFIYMVLASLYESFITPIAIMLVLPLALCGAFIALFLTQKSLDIFSMIGLIMLIGVATKNSILLVDFTNQLIQRGVEMREAIIEAGRERLRPILMTSFALIAGMLPIAIGLNEASKQRTSMGVAIIGGLISSTVLTLVVVPAAFSYIEKLNNFVRRNAPNPDA
- a CDS encoding TetR/AcrR family transcriptional regulator: MQTVVEQQVSTEPDDVKLRIFEKSFELFLRYGFAKTRMEEIARTLRISRKTLYKYFANKHDLLMELMTHRHLRIHGKIEKIQSDPGKSIKEKIQSMHECISGEIPQGMNEFLRDIRDQAPDLWKLFSEQKEKNINRTMRTMIETGIKNGDIRPDVNPDIVLLIHSASTEAMFDPGFLAQTPYTIRDLVKELDNIIFYGIVKRSN